A genomic stretch from Thiobacter sp. AK1 includes:
- the carA gene encoding glutamine-hydrolyzing carbamoyl-phosphate synthase small subunit, with the protein MSTPAPALLVLADGTVFRGISIGAETVTVGEVVFNTGMTGYQEILTDPSYTRQIVTLTYPHIGNVGVNSEDEEADRIYAAGLVIRDLALRPSSWRSREDLSAYLRRQGVPAIAGIDTRKLTRILCEKGAQNGCLMTGEVDEARALESARAFPGLAGMDLAKVVSCATPYEWKEQTWVRGMGHPPLEAPKHHVVAYDYGVKRNILRMLAARGCRVTVVPAQTAAQEVLALRPDGVLLSNGPGDPEPCDYAIRAIRTLLEEQVPIFGICLGHQLLALASGARTVKMKFGHHGSNHPVQDLDTRRVMITSQNHGFAVDADTLPAHLRATHVSLFDGSLQGIARTDAPAFSFQGHPEASPGPHDVAYLFDRFVNMMRERNKA; encoded by the coding sequence GTGTCAACGCCCGCCCCCGCCCTGCTCGTTCTCGCTGACGGGACTGTCTTCCGGGGCATTTCCATTGGTGCGGAGACGGTGACCGTCGGCGAGGTGGTGTTTAACACCGGCATGACGGGCTACCAGGAAATCCTGACAGACCCCTCTTATACGCGCCAGATCGTCACGCTCACCTACCCCCATATCGGCAACGTCGGGGTGAATTCCGAGGACGAGGAGGCCGACCGCATCTACGCTGCCGGTCTGGTGATCCGCGACCTGGCCCTGCGGCCAAGCAGTTGGCGCAGCCGCGAGGATCTCAGTGCTTACCTGCGGCGGCAGGGCGTGCCGGCCATCGCGGGCATCGACACGCGCAAGCTCACCCGTATCCTGTGCGAAAAGGGCGCCCAGAATGGTTGTCTGATGACGGGCGAGGTGGACGAGGCGCGTGCCCTGGAGAGCGCGCGTGCCTTCCCTGGGCTGGCGGGCATGGATCTGGCCAAGGTGGTGAGCTGCGCGACCCCCTATGAGTGGAAGGAGCAGACCTGGGTGCGTGGCATGGGGCATCCGCCCTTGGAAGCGCCCAAACATCACGTGGTGGCCTACGATTACGGTGTCAAGCGCAACATTTTGCGGATGCTTGCGGCACGTGGCTGTCGTGTGACGGTGGTGCCGGCGCAGACCGCAGCGCAGGAGGTGCTCGCCCTCAGGCCCGACGGGGTACTGCTGTCCAACGGGCCCGGCGACCCCGAACCCTGTGACTACGCCATTCGCGCCATTCGCACCCTGCTCGAAGAGCAGGTTCCCATCTTTGGTATTTGCCTCGGCCATCAGCTGCTTGCCCTTGCTTCCGGCGCGCGTACCGTGAAGATGAAGTTTGGACATCACGGCTCCAACCACCCGGTGCAGGATCTCGATACCCGGCGCGTCATGATCACCAGCCAGAACCACGGCTTTGCGGTGGATGCGGACACACTGCCGGCCCATTTGCGGGCCACCCACGTGTCCTTGTTCGACGGCAGCCTGCAGGGCATCGCCCGCACCGACGCGCCAGCTTTCAGCTTCCAGGGCCACCCGGAAGCAAGCCCAGGGCCGCACGACGTGGCCTATTTGTTCGACCGCTTCGTGAACATGATGCGGGAACGAAACAAAGCATGA